The Caulobacter sp. 73W region GGCCCCGAGCTGCGCGGGCGACAGCGGCGGCGCGAGATCGGCCGCGTCCAGGCTAAGGACAACGTCGTTCATCAAGAAGAGCATGATGAAAAGAAGATGCACCGGACAGGCTTTCAGTCCGGTTTAGGAAGGCGGTTAACGCGCCTCCACGGGTTCGACCAGAAAGTGGCGGCCCTCGGCGTCCTCGATCTCGACCACCCAGATGTCCGGGTCGATGCGGGCGGAGCGTTGGATATAGGCGTCCAGCTCCGGCTCGTCGGTGGAGGAGACCGGCTGCATCCACACCCGCTCGCCGTCGCCGCGGGTGGCCTCGCTGTACAGGCGCGCGGTGCGCTCGCGCAGGTTCACCGCCTTGATCAGCACCGCGCCGGCCTGAGGGTCGCCCTTGCGGGAGACGGCCGCAAAGGCGCCCTGCTGCTGGGCGCGGCGGATCAGGGCGCCGACCCAAATGTCGGTGGAAAGAAGCATTGGCTATCGCGATCCCGGCGGGGCGGTTACAGCAGAAGCCACAGCATAGGTGATCCGCCGCCCCCATGACGAGCCCGCGCCGCATCCTGACCCTCGCCGCCGCCGTTGCGGGGGCTGTTCTGGGCGTGGCGGGGGCCGGCGGACCGGCGCGGGCGGCGTCGGCCCTGGATCTCTATTTCGAGCGCACGGTGATGCTGGCCGCGGACGGACGCTGCCGGCTGTTCACGCCGCAGATGCGGGCGGCCCTGGCGTCCGGCCAGGCGCAGGCCCGGGGCGCGGCCCTGCGCGCCGGGGCGACGCCGGATCAGATCACCGCGACCGCCGGACGAGCCCAGGCGGCGGCGGGGCGCGCGGCCTGCGGGTCCAAGGACATGACCGTGGCGGCGCGGCGGGTGCGCGACGGGTTCGAGGGCTATGCCCGCCTGATCATGCAGCGCTATCCGGGCGAGATCGCCGCCTGGACCGCCGACCGCTCGATCTCGCAGCAGCAGGGGATGTGGCGGCTTTCGCAGCCGGCCAGCTTCGGGGCCGACCGGATGATCTTCGGCCTGTCGACCCCGGCGGGGGGCGGACGCACCAGCCTGATGGCCGTGGTCGCCTTAGCCGACAACGCCCAGCCCTTCACCGCCCGCATCGTCATGCGCGACGTGGCCAAGACCGACGGGCCGTATCTGAGCCTGGGCGGCTCCAGGGCGCCCCTGGCCGTGCGCCTGCCGCCGCGCAGCGCCGCCCGCGCCTTCCTGGCCGAGACCCGCGGCGGGGCGGAGACCTCCCTGCTGCCGAGCGGCGCCAAGAAGGGCATGAGCTTCCGCTTCCCCGAAGCCGCCGCCCGCGCCATCGAGGCCCTGGACCCGCGCGAAGCCATAGCGGTGGAGTTCGTCTTCACCGGCCCGCGCGGGGACGTGGTGAGGACGGCGTATGTCGAGGTGGGCGACTTCGCGGCGGGACGGGCGTTCTTGGTTAGATAGCCCGCTTCTACTTCTGCCCCGTAGCGCAGCGTGCGGGGGAGGTGGATCGACGCGTCAGCGACAAGACGGAGCGGGCGCTCTTCTGAACGTCAGCAGAGCGCCTCTCCACCATGCTTCGCATGGCCCCCTCCCCGCAAGCGGGGCAGGAGAAGAGGGGTCACCGCCCCGGCGAGAAGGCCACGACGTTGCCGCCCATGGTCGGGGGGGCGGAGGGTTTCAGGCCGATGGCGACGGGGAGGCGGACGGTGACCGAAGTGCCGGAGCCGACGACGCTTTCGATGTGCATCACGCCGCCATGCAGTTCCGCGAAGGCGCGGACGAGGGAGAGGCCGAGGCCCGTGCCCTGGGCCTTGCGCTCGTTGTCGCCGGCCTGTTCGAAGGGCTTGCCCAGGCGCTCCAGGTCGGCGGGCGAGATGCCCACGCCGCTGTCGGCGACGATCAGTTCGAACATGTCCTCGTAGATCGCCGTGGACACGGTGACCGAGCCCTTCTTGGGCGTGAACTTGAGGGCGTTGGAGATCAGGTTCAGGGCGATCTGCTTGATGGCGCGGCGGTCGGCGTCGACCTCCATCACCTGGGCCGGCAGGACGCCGCGCAGCTTGACCCCCGCGCCGTCGGCCTGGACGCGCATCAGGCGCAGGGCGGCGGAGACGGCCTCGCGGGCGTCGAAGATCTCGCGCGACAGCTGAAAACGCTCGGCCTCGATCTTGGACATGTCGAGCACGTCGTTGATCAGGTCCAGCAGGTGGGCGCCGGACTCGTGGATCAGCTCGCTGTACTCGGCGTAGCGGTCGGGCAGCGGGCCGAACATCTTGGCGCGCATGATGTCCGAGAAGCCCATGATGGCGTTGAGCGGCGTGCGCAGCTCGTGGCTCATATTGGCCAGGAAACGGGCCTTGTTGGCGGCGATCGCCTCGGCGTCGGCGCGGCCCTGTTCCAGCACCGCCTCGCGGGCGCGGTCGGCGGTGGCGTCGCGCAGGCTGGCGACCAGCCCCCCCTCGCGTCCGACGCGGATCGAGGCGGCGATGGTGCGGTCCAGGGCGCCGGCGGGGCTGAAGTCCACCTCGGCGCGGCCTTCGGCCTGGGCCTTGCGCAGGGCGGCCTCCATCCGGGGGCGGTCCTCGATGGCCATGGACTGGGCGAGGCCGCCGGCCAGCACGGCCTCGGGCTCGACACCCTCGAGCGCGTCGCCGAACGCGGCCTGGACGCGGCCGTCGAGGTCGACGGCCAGGATCAGGTTCGGCTGCGCCTGCATCATGGCGTTGAGGCGATAGGCGGTGGTGAAGTCGCGCGCGCCCTCGGCGGTCAGGCCGCGGCCGTGCAGGATGAGACCGGCCGCGAAGCCGAGGGAGATGGTGCCGAGCGCCAGGGCGCCGAGCCACAGGCTGTTCACGCCGGGGGGCACGATGGGCGCGAAGCCGGCCAGGGGCGCGAGGATCGCCAGGGCGGCGACCATCAGCGACAGGGACGCGCCCTGGGCCAGACGGGCCGGACCGCCCAGCAGGGCGGCGGCGGCGGCGGGCGCCAGGCACCAGGCGGCCAGCGGGCCTGAGGCTCCGCCGGTCAGCAGCACGGCGCAGGCGGCGCCCAGGGCCCAGATGCCGAGCAGCGTCGAACGCAGGCGGGGGGTGTCCATCCAGTCCAGGGTCAGGCCGGCCAGAGCCGGGGCCGCGCCGCCGGCCAGGGCGCACAGCAGCCAGCCCGTCGCGCCGGGCGCGCCGGCGATCAGGCCGGCGCCGGCCAGCACCGTCACCGCCAGCCAGACGCCATGCCAGGCGGCCGCCCGCGAGCCGGCGACGGCGGTCGCCCGGCGGGATGGTCCCTGGCTATGAAGAGCGCGATCTTTCACGGCGTCGGTTCGGTTAATGGTTAACCCACTGGATAATAAGCATTCCGTCCGGATTCTGCAGCCCGCACAACCCCGGAGCGATCCCGCCGAACTCCGGTCGGCTGTTTCTCTGTGGACGGAAACGGATTCGTAAGCGCGAGGGCGCATGGTCGCATCAACGATTAACGGGGGCCAGAACGGTCCATGTCTGAAAAAGCCGCCCGCGCGGCCTTGTCCGAGACCTTCGGCGCCGATGCGCCCGCGCCGGTCCCCGCAAGGGCGACAGAGAGCGCGGCCACGCGCCTGCAACGCATGAGCGCCCGCCGCCAGGCCGCCCTGGACGACCAAAAGCGCTCGTTCCTGCGGATGGTCAGCCATGAGCTGCGCACGCCGCTGAACGCCATCATCGGCTTTTCCGAGATCCTGTCGTCGGAGCTGTACGGCCCCATGGGCCAGCCGCAGTACCAGGAGTACGCCAAGCTGGTTCACGAGAGCGGGCATCGCCTGCTGCGGCTGGTGAACCAGATCCTGGAGATCGCGCGCCTGGAAGGCCACGTGGTCGACCTGACCCTGGCGGCCGACGCGGTGGCCCCGGCCCTGGAAGAAGCCGCCGAGCCCCTGCGCGCCGAACTGGCCGCGCGCGGCGCGTGGCTGGAGTTGATCGGGGTGGACGCCGACCTGGAAGTGCGCGCCGACCCGCGCGGCCTGCGCACCATCATCGGCAACCTGCTGCAGAACGCCATCGCCCACACCCCGGCCGGCGCGCCGGTGATCGTGCGGGCCGAGCGCGACGGCGACATGGTCGAACTGTCCATCGAGGACTGCGGCGAGGGCGTCGATCCCTATGACATCCCGCGCCTGCTGCGCCCGTTCGAACAGGGCGAAAGCACCCTGAGCCGCGCCGCCGAAGGCGCGGGCCTGGGCCTGCCCATCGTGCAGCTGCTGTGCGACGCCATGGGCGGGACGCTGAGGATCGTCTCGGCTAGGGGCGAGGGCCTGAAGGCGGTCGTGAGGCTGCCGGGGGTTTGATCCTCCCCCATTGGGGGAAGTGGCCCGGAGGGCCGGAGGGAGCCTGCTGAGGCAACGCCCAGTCTTACCCCCTCCACCACTTCGTGGTCCCCCTCCCCGGCGGGGGAGGATCAAGCGACCTTGCCCCCGTCGCCCGCGCCCCTTAAGTCGCCCCGCATGAGCGGCATTGACCAGACGCTGAACGAGATCGTCGACGAGTTCGAACTCATCGGGGATCGCGACGCGCAGTACGAATACGTTATCGAACTGGGCAAGGCCCTGCCCCGGCTGTCGCCGGCCGAGCAGACCGAGGCCAACGCCCTGCGCGGCTGCGCCTCGCCCGCCTGGCTGGTGACCGAGCCGCAGGCCGACGGCACGATCGTCTTCCGGGGCGACAGCGAGGCGGTGATCCCGCGCGGCATCATCGGCGTGCTGCTGCGGCTGTATTCCGGCCGCACCCCCGCCGAGATCCTGGCCTTCGACGCCCGCGAGGGGCTGGCGCGGCTGGGGCTGTCCAACATGCTGTCCATGAGCCGCGCGAACGGCCTGGCGTCGATGGTGGCGCGGATCCGGGCGGACGCGGAGCGGGCTTAGTGTGCGTCCTTCGAGATGCGGGCCTGCAGCCCGCTCCTCAGGATGACGAGTTCAGTATGTAACAAAGCTCGTCGTGCTGGAGAGCGCGATAGCGCGTCTCGAAGCACGCAAAGGCTGAAATTCAGCAGTCACCCTCACCCCTGCCCTTCTCCCATCAAGGGAGAGGGATTCACTTCAGTCTGTAATGCCCAGCCAGCCGGTCCAGCGCCAGGACCAGCACCGTCTTGCCCGACCGCCGGGGCAGACCCAGCGCGCGTTCGGCGGCGTCGAGGGCGGAGCCGGCGCCGCAGACGCGTTCCAGGATCTCCCTCAGTCCCGGCCCCGCGGCGTCCAGCGCGTGGGCGATGCGGTCCTTGGCGGCGCGGGCGCGTTCGGCGGGCTCCAGACCCCGACCACGGCCGCCGCGGCTGCGCGGGCCGGCGTCCCAGGCCATGGTCAGGCGGCCCACGGTTCCGGCGCGCATGAAGTCGTCGCGCAGGCGCTCCCCGGCCGCCGCCTGCAGCGGGGTCAGCCAAGGGCGGCCCTGCGGGTCGCGGCGGCGCGCCAGCCAGGCGATGGGGGACTCGCCCAGATTGGCGCGGCGAGTCACGAGGCGGCCGTTCGCCTCGGCGACCACGCGCTCGCCATCGATGACGCCGGGCCGGGCGGCGGGGGCGGCGTCGGCCGCCGGCGGACGGGCCAGGACGTAACCGCCCTGCCCGCGCGGTTTGAGACCGGGATCGGCCGCCAGGGCGGCGAAGGCGGCCTCGTCCAGGCGCAGCAGCGGCCGGCGGCGGCGATCCGGACCGACGCGCAGGAGGTAGGCCTCGCCGGCCGCCTCCAGCCAGGCGTCGGGACGGGCCAGCAGGGCCGCCGCGCGGTTCACGCCGGGGCCCAGGCGTCGGCTGGGGCCTGGCGCAAGCAGGCTTCCATCTCGGTCAGACGAGCGTCGAAGGCGGCGTCGTCGCGCAGGTCCTCGATCCGGTGGCAGGCGTGGCTGGCCGTGGTGCGGTCGCGGCCGAAGGCGGCGGCGACGCGGGCCATGGGCCAGGCGAAGGCCACATGGGTCAGGTACATGGCGATCTGGCGGGCGCGCGCGGCATCGGCACGGGCCCGGGTGCGGGCGGCGATCTCGCGCGGCGAGATGCCCGTGGACATGGCGACGAGGCTGGTCACGAAGCCGGCGGCCAGGCGATCCTTGCGCGGATCACGGCCTGCTTCGAGCAGCTCGTCATAGGTTTGGGCGGTCATTCCTTACTCTCCTCGGCCCGGACGCCCCTTTGCGTCGAGCCACGACAGCAACCTTAGGTCGCGGCCTTGGAGTGAGGATAAGTTTCCTATCGTTATCCACAATAGGAATAAATACCCGGTACGTCCGGGTTTGACGTCAGGCCGCGTCGGCGGCGCGGATGCCTGATTGGGAGAGAAGCTCGGGCTGCATTCCGACCACCGCGTCGTAGCCCAGGATCATGTCGACCTTCCGTCCGTCCGAGGACAGCGGCAGGCGGAGCCACAGGATCGACAGGTGGGCGGCGCCGCGCCAGGCCAGGTTATGGACGCCGACGCCGGGCTTGGCCTCGTCGACCACGCGGTCCAATTCATGACGCCAGTAGTCCGCGGCCGGGGTGCTGTAGACCTCGCCCAGGGTGCGGCCGGTGATCTCGCGACCATAGACCGTATAGAGACCGGTGCCGGCCAGGCGCAGGGCGTAGTCGCGGCCCGTCCCGCCACGACCGTCGGAGACGACGTCGATCAGGCTGACCGTGGGTAGCAGCCGCTTCATGCTGGACGGATCGATGTCCGCACGGCTGGGCAGCCTGGAGCCCCGACGCAGGGACGCCCAGTAAGCGAACATCTCTTGGTGGGCCCGAGCCGCCGCGGCCGGAGCGCCCAATTGCGCGACCATCTCCAGAGTCCCGAACAAGCCGTTGGAATCACGACGATTAACTATCGCTCAACCAACGAATCGCGAGCAAGCGGAAAAGGGTTAACGAGACCAGAAAAGTGCCAGAACGGCACAACAGCGTTGCGCCGAAACGACAGTTCTCGTGTGGGTGACGGGTTTAGGGCTCGGAAGAGGAAGGCGACGGCCAAGCTGACCTACTCACAACCGCTCACCCCGGCGAAGGCCGGGGCTCAGATAATAGGGCGGAGGCGATTCAGTCGGCCTACATCGGGGCTGGATCTGGATCCCGGCCTTCGCCGGGATGAGCGGAGGAGGAGGATCCCCTCCCCGCGCCCCAAAACGCAAAACGCCCGCCGTCCGCGAGGACGACGGGCGTTTCGAAAGCTTGGCTGGGAAGCTTAGCGGCCCTTGCGGGCCGGCTTACGTCCGCCCTGGCCCAGGCCCATCTGCTTGGCCAGGTCCGAACGCGCCTTGGCGTAGTTCGGGGCGACCATGGGATAGTCCTTGGGCAGGTTCCACTTGGCCCGATATTCCTCGGGGCTCATGTTGTACTTGGTGCGCAGGTGGCGCTTCAGCGACTTGAACTTGCGGCCGTCCTCGAGGCAGACGAGGTGGTCCGGCGTGATCGAGCGCTTGAGCGGCACGGCCGGCTCCTTAGGCGCGACCTCGACCGGCTCGGCGCCGGTGGCGATGTCGGCCAGAGCGCGGTGGATGCTCTGGATCAGCGCGGGCAGGTCGGAGGCCGACACGGAATTGTTGCCCACATAAGCGGACACGATATCCGCCGTCATCTCGATGATTTCTGCTTTATCGTCCATGTTCGTCTTGTTCTGCTGAGGACGCGAAGCGCCGCATCAATTGTTGATTCCGAAGTCCGGAAATCCGTACTTATAGAACGTCGCTCATTCAGACAAGCGACAGGCATGATCTTTGTTTCGAAAACAAAGATACACGCAGATGTGGTAACCAGGTTCAGTTTTTGATCTAGCAGGGCTTTAAAAGACTAGATCAGCGCTCGATAGCCTTTGCTACAGGTCCAGCGGCGCGGGGCCGGGCCCCAATAACGCCGGGCGGCCAGCCCGCCGATCCGCAGACCAGCGAGCAACGCCGCCCCTTTATTACAGACCAAATGCCGCACCTTTTGCGCGGCGAGATCAGCGGAACCGGGGATCGTCCCAGTGTTCCCAGATGTCGGGCAGATCGCGCGACACCTTGTCGGGATAGGCCGGGGCCCGTTTCTCGAGGAATGAGGTCACCCCTTCCTTGGCGTCGCCGGAAGCGCCGCGCGACTGGATGGCCCGGCTGTCGGCCATGTGGGCGTACATGGGGTGGGCCGCCCCAGCCATGCGCCAGATCAGCTGCCGCGACAGGGCGACGGAGACCGGGGCGGTGTTGTCGGCGATCTCGCGCGCCAGGGCCACAGCGGCGGACAGCAGGTCCTCCGGAGCATGAAGCGAACGGACGAGTCCGCGGTCCAGCGCCTCCTGCGCGCCGAAGACGCGGCCGGTGAAGCACCACTCCAGCGCCGTCTGCGGCCCGACCAGGCGCGGCAGGAACCAAGAGGAGCAGGCCTCGGGCGTGATGCCCCGGCGGGCGAAGACGAAGCCGAACTTGGCGTCGGCGCTGGCCAGGCGGATGTCCATGGGCAGCTGCATGGTCGCCCCCACTCCCACGGCCGCGCCGTTCACGGCGGCGATCACCGGCTTGAGGCTGTCATAGATGCGCAGGGACACGCGGCCGCCGCCGTCGCGATAGATGTCGCCAACCTTGCCCTCCTCCCGCTCCAGAGCCTGAGGCGAGGTGCGGTCGAAGGTCGCGCCGCCGCCCGACAGGTCCGCCCCGGCGCAGAAGGCGCGGCCGGAGCCGGTGACGATGACGGCGCGCACGGCGTCGTCGGCGTCGGTGTTGTCGAAGGCCTCCATCAGCTCCTTCATCATGCGGGCGGTGAAGGCGTTCAGCTTCTCCGGCCGATGGAGGGTGATGGTCGCGACGCCGTCGCGGACGTCATAGAGCAGGGTCTCGAACTTCGGCGCGCCCATGGCGGTCTCCCTTGTTTTGCGGGGAGA contains the following coding sequences:
- a CDS encoding PAS domain-containing protein produces the protein MEMVAQLGAPAAAARAHQEMFAYWASLRRGSRLPSRADIDPSSMKRLLPTVSLIDVVSDGRGGTGRDYALRLAGTGLYTVYGREITGRTLGEVYSTPAADYWRHELDRVVDEAKPGVGVHNLAWRGAAHLSILWLRLPLSSDGRKVDMILGYDAVVGMQPELLSQSGIRAADAA
- a CDS encoding DUF6456 domain-containing protein, with the protein product MNRAAALLARPDAWLEAAGEAYLLRVGPDRRRRPLLRLDEAAFAALAADPGLKPRGQGGYVLARPPAADAAPAARPGVIDGERVVAEANGRLVTRRANLGESPIAWLARRRDPQGRPWLTPLQAAAGERLRDDFMRAGTVGRLTMAWDAGPRSRGGRGRGLEPAERARAAKDRIAHALDAAGPGLREILERVCGAGSALDAAERALGLPRRSGKTVLVLALDRLAGHYRLK
- a CDS encoding MucR family transcriptional regulator, giving the protein MDDKAEIIEMTADIVSAYVGNNSVSASDLPALIQSIHRALADIATGAEPVEVAPKEPAVPLKRSITPDHLVCLEDGRKFKSLKRHLRTKYNMSPEEYRAKWNLPKDYPMVAPNYAKARSDLAKQMGLGQGGRKPARKGR
- a CDS encoding SufE family protein: MSGIDQTLNEIVDEFELIGDRDAQYEYVIELGKALPRLSPAEQTEANALRGCASPAWLVTEPQADGTIVFRGDSEAVIPRGIIGVLLRLYSGRTPAEILAFDAREGLARLGLSNMLSMSRANGLASMVARIRADAERA
- a CDS encoding sensor histidine kinase; its protein translation is MKDRALHSQGPSRRATAVAGSRAAAWHGVWLAVTVLAGAGLIAGAPGATGWLLCALAGGAAPALAGLTLDWMDTPRLRSTLLGIWALGAACAVLLTGGASGPLAAWCLAPAAAAALLGGPARLAQGASLSLMVAALAILAPLAGFAPIVPPGVNSLWLGALALGTISLGFAAGLILHGRGLTAEGARDFTTAYRLNAMMQAQPNLILAVDLDGRVQAAFGDALEGVEPEAVLAGGLAQSMAIEDRPRMEAALRKAQAEGRAEVDFSPAGALDRTIAASIRVGREGGLVASLRDATADRAREAVLEQGRADAEAIAANKARFLANMSHELRTPLNAIMGFSDIMRAKMFGPLPDRYAEYSELIHESGAHLLDLINDVLDMSKIEAERFQLSREIFDAREAVSAALRLMRVQADGAGVKLRGVLPAQVMEVDADRRAIKQIALNLISNALKFTPKKGSVTVSTAIYEDMFELIVADSGVGISPADLERLGKPFEQAGDNERKAQGTGLGLSLVRAFAELHGGVMHIESVVGSGTSVTVRLPVAIGLKPSAPPTMGGNVVAFSPGR
- a CDS encoding DUF1491 family protein, which translates into the protein MLLSTDIWVGALIRRAQQQGAFAAVSRKGDPQAGAVLIKAVNLRERTARLYSEATRGDGERVWMQPVSSTDEPELDAYIQRSARIDPDIWVVEIEDAEGRHFLVEPVEAR
- a CDS encoding helix-turn-helix domain-containing protein is translated as MTAQTYDELLEAGRDPRKDRLAAGFVTSLVAMSTGISPREIAARTRARADAARARQIAMYLTHVAFAWPMARVAAAFGRDRTTASHACHRIEDLRDDAAFDARLTEMEACLRQAPADAWAPA
- a CDS encoding sensor histidine kinase encodes the protein MSEKAARAALSETFGADAPAPVPARATESAATRLQRMSARRQAALDDQKRSFLRMVSHELRTPLNAIIGFSEILSSELYGPMGQPQYQEYAKLVHESGHRLLRLVNQILEIARLEGHVVDLTLAADAVAPALEEAAEPLRAELAARGAWLELIGVDADLEVRADPRGLRTIIGNLLQNAIAHTPAGAPVIVRAERDGDMVELSIEDCGEGVDPYDIPRLLRPFEQGESTLSRAAEGAGLGLPIVQLLCDAMGGTLRIVSARGEGLKAVVRLPGV
- a CDS encoding crotonase/enoyl-CoA hydratase family protein yields the protein MGAPKFETLLYDVRDGVATITLHRPEKLNAFTARMMKELMEAFDNTDADDAVRAVIVTGSGRAFCAGADLSGGGATFDRTSPQALEREEGKVGDIYRDGGGRVSLRIYDSLKPVIAAVNGAAVGVGATMQLPMDIRLASADAKFGFVFARRGITPEACSSWFLPRLVGPQTALEWCFTGRVFGAQEALDRGLVRSLHAPEDLLSAAVALAREIADNTAPVSVALSRQLIWRMAGAAHPMYAHMADSRAIQSRGASGDAKEGVTSFLEKRAPAYPDKVSRDLPDIWEHWDDPRFR